The Buchnera aphidicola (Cavariella theobaldi) DNA window TCACATTTCTATTATATGAATTCTATAAATAAATTTTATAATCATGAATACACTAAAAAAAAAGTAAATACAAATTATCACCGTTTTTCTATTGCACCTATGTTGAATTATACAGATAAAGACTGTCGGTATTTTTATCGTCAAATGACAAAAAAATCTTTACTATATACTGAAATGATTACTACTAATTCTATTTTAAATAAAAAAATAGAAAAATTAATATATAATCGTCCTGTTGAAAACCCAATTTCCATACAGTTGGCCGGTAGAAATCCTATAGATTTTGCAAAATGCGCTCAAATTGCTAGCATGATGGGATATAATGAAATAAATTTAAATATTGGTTGTCCTTCTATAAATATGCAAAAAGCCGGCTATGGTGTATGTTTAATGAAAGAACCACATGTAGTTATAAGCTGTATCAATGCCATTGATAATACTGTTAACCTTCCTATTAGCATTAAAATTCGAACTGGTGTTGATGATAAAATCAGTTATTTTTTTCTTAAAGACTTTATTAACAAAATTTCTACAAATACTAATTGTAAAATTTTTATTATTCATGCTCGTGCAGCATGGTTATTAGGAATAAATACAAGACAAAATAGAAATTTACCCAAATTGCAATATCATTTTGTATATCAAATTAAACAGGATTTTCCACATTTAAAAATTGTTATCAATGGAGGAATCAATTCTCTAAAAGAAGCAATAATGCATTTATCCCATGTTGACGGAGTTATGCTTGGACGTGCAATTTACAAAAATCCCTCCATTTTAACAACTGTAGATCAAAAAATATTTTATTGTAAAAATAAAAATTACGATATTATTCAATCTATAAAAAATATGCTTCCTTATATTGAAAAAAATATACTTATAAAAAAGTTTAATAAAAAAATTTTTAAACATATGTCAGGCGCATTTTATAACTCACCAGGCTCACAGATATGGAAAAAAAAAATAAACGCACTACAAAAAGAAAATAACATAAAATCAGAAATCAATAAAACACTAGCATTAATATCTATTTTATACAATTAATTACACTATTTAAATTAGTATTATTAAAAATAATATTACAAGATATAGAAATCAATATAAATGCTGTTTACAAAATATAACGGTTGTAATGTTACGATGTAATTTCAAGATCATTTAATAAATACTGGTATATGCAATAAATATGGCTAAAAATAAATTATATATAAATCAAATTAACAGATTAAAAATTCCGCCTCATTCTTTAGAAGCTGAACAATCTGTTTTAGGTGGTTTAATGTTAGATAATGAACAATGGGATATTGTATCAGAGCATGTGGTTGCAGATGATTTTTTTAGCAAACCCCATCGTTTAATATTTCAAGAAATGCAAAAATTATTAGATCTTGGACATCCTATTGATTTAATTACACTTTCTGAATCTTTAGAACAAAAAGGCAAATTAGAAAGTGTAGGTCGATTTTCTTACTTGGCTGAATTATCAAAAAATACTCCCAGCACAGCAAATATTACAGCATATGCGGATATAGTAAGAGAACGTGCAATAGTAAGAGAAATGATATCAGTGGCTAATAAAATAGCAAATGCAGGATATGATACAAAAGGTCGAAAAAGTGAGGAACTTTTAGATTATGCTGAATCTAGTGTTTTTAAAATTGCAGAAAAAAGATTTAAAAAAGATTCTGGACCAAAAAATGTTGAACAAATACTTGATCAAACAGTGGCTAGTATTGAAAAATTATTTTTATCACCTCATGATGGGGTTACAGGAATTAATACAGGTTACCATGATTTAAATAAAAAAACATCAGGCTTACAACCATCTGAATTAATTATCATTGCTGCTAGACCTTCTATGGGAAAAACAACATTTGCTATGAATTTATGTGAAAATGCTGCGATGATTTATGACAAACCCGTCTTAATTTTTAGTTTAGAAATGCCTGGAGAACAGATAATGATGCGTATGCTTGCATCTTTATCAAGAGTTAATCAAACACGCATTCGCACAGGAAAACTCAATGATGAAGATTGGTCACGTATGTCAGGTACAATTAATGTATTATTAAAAAAGAAAAATATTTATATTGATGATTCTTCCGCTTTAACTCCTAGTGAAGTGCGTTCTCGAGCCCGTCGTATCTATCGCGAACATAATGGATTGACTTTAATTATGGTTGATTATTTACAATTAATGAGAGTACCATCTCTATCCGATAATCGTACGTTAGAAATTGCGGAAATTTCAAGAATGTTAAAATCACTAGCTAAAGAATTGCAAGTTCCTGTCATCGCATTATCACAATTGAATCGTTCTTTAGAGCAAAGATCAGATAAAAGACCAGTTAATTCAGATTTAAGAGAGTCAGGTTCACTAGAACAAGATGCTGATTTAATTATGTTTATATATCGTGATGAGATTTATCATGAAAATAGCGATTTTAAAGGAGTGGCTGAAATTATTATAGGAAAACAAAGAAATGGACCTATTGGTACAGTATGCTTAACATTTAATGGGCATTGGTCTCGATTTGATAATTATTCAGGTTCTAAATATGATTAAAATCATATCACATATAAGAAATATTTTCGAATATTATAAAAGATAATAAATATAATTTTAGTTGACTAAAAAGTATTAGTTTTGAATAATAACATATATTAAATATCTATTGTTAATGATTATGATAATACAAAAAAATAAAAA harbors:
- the dusA gene encoding tRNA dihydrouridine(20/20a) synthase DusA, whose product is MNSINKFYNHEYTKKKVNTNYHRFSIAPMLNYTDKDCRYFYRQMTKKSLLYTEMITTNSILNKKIEKLIYNRPVENPISIQLAGRNPIDFAKCAQIASMMGYNEINLNIGCPSINMQKAGYGVCLMKEPHVVISCINAIDNTVNLPISIKIRTGVDDKISYFFLKDFINKISTNTNCKIFIIHARAAWLLGINTRQNRNLPKLQYHFVYQIKQDFPHLKIVINGGINSLKEAIMHLSHVDGVMLGRAIYKNPSILTTVDQKIFYCKNKNYDIIQSIKNMLPYIEKNILIKKFNKKIFKHMSGAFYNSPGSQIWKKKINALQKENNIKSEINKTLALISILYN
- the dnaB gene encoding replicative DNA helicase — translated: MAKNKLYINQINRLKIPPHSLEAEQSVLGGLMLDNEQWDIVSEHVVADDFFSKPHRLIFQEMQKLLDLGHPIDLITLSESLEQKGKLESVGRFSYLAELSKNTPSTANITAYADIVRERAIVREMISVANKIANAGYDTKGRKSEELLDYAESSVFKIAEKRFKKDSGPKNVEQILDQTVASIEKLFLSPHDGVTGINTGYHDLNKKTSGLQPSELIIIAARPSMGKTTFAMNLCENAAMIYDKPVLIFSLEMPGEQIMMRMLASLSRVNQTRIRTGKLNDEDWSRMSGTINVLLKKKNIYIDDSSALTPSEVRSRARRIYREHNGLTLIMVDYLQLMRVPSLSDNRTLEIAEISRMLKSLAKELQVPVIALSQLNRSLEQRSDKRPVNSDLRESGSLEQDADLIMFIYRDEIYHENSDFKGVAEIIIGKQRNGPIGTVCLTFNGHWSRFDNYSGSKYD